One window from the genome of Mycolicibacterium gadium encodes:
- a CDS encoding helix-turn-helix domain-containing protein has product MTATRSPAGIRYAFAVARDADVPFERVLAGTQWTENGVVAAGYRMDQDDEFVMTANLVRELGDPLAAGISVGSQFTVGDLGIWGYALLSSANAGEALALALAYATLSPTVFNPQSVQVGDVTIVVLRYEHLPVDVREYYAARDLSALPLLLRMSGLATAPLTVEVPFDGEQGERLRAALHPFDVETVANQYRFRIPTTALALRLPTADPITRAACARECERLVHTLEAAPTLSATVRSRFARSPEAMPSVEELAAELHMSTRTLRRQLDHEHTSYRELRNDVAHTLAVELLSVVGLSVNEVARRLGYSDTTAFSHAFRRWTGKPASDFRSSAQYRSESLSTRTRAFG; this is encoded by the coding sequence ATGACCGCGACCAGGAGTCCCGCTGGAATCCGCTACGCGTTCGCGGTAGCGCGCGACGCCGACGTGCCGTTCGAACGGGTGCTGGCCGGCACGCAATGGACTGAGAACGGCGTCGTGGCCGCCGGCTACCGCATGGATCAGGACGACGAGTTCGTCATGACCGCCAACCTGGTCCGCGAACTCGGTGACCCGCTGGCGGCAGGGATCAGCGTCGGATCGCAGTTCACCGTCGGCGATCTGGGTATTTGGGGTTACGCATTGTTGTCCAGTGCCAACGCGGGGGAGGCGCTGGCCCTCGCGCTGGCCTACGCGACGCTGTCTCCGACGGTGTTCAACCCCCAGTCGGTACAGGTCGGCGACGTCACGATCGTGGTGTTGCGCTACGAACACCTGCCCGTGGACGTCCGCGAATACTATGCGGCGCGCGATCTTTCGGCGTTGCCGTTGCTGTTGCGGATGTCCGGGCTCGCGACGGCTCCGCTGACCGTGGAGGTTCCGTTCGACGGCGAGCAAGGTGAGCGACTGCGCGCCGCGCTGCATCCGTTCGACGTGGAAACCGTTGCGAACCAATACCGTTTCCGCATACCGACCACGGCGCTGGCGCTACGGTTGCCGACGGCGGACCCGATCACCCGCGCCGCGTGCGCACGGGAATGTGAACGCCTCGTACACACCCTGGAGGCGGCACCCACTCTGTCGGCCACCGTGCGGTCCCGCTTCGCACGGAGCCCAGAGGCGATGCCCTCCGTCGAGGAGTTGGCCGCCGAACTGCACATGAGCACTCGCACTCTCCGTCGTCAGCTCGACCACGAACACACGTCGTACCGGGAGCTGCGCAACGATGTCGCCCACACTTTGGCCGTCGAATTGCTCAGTGTCGTAGGGCTATCGGTCAACGAGGTGGCGCGCAGGCTGGGCTACAGCGACACCACCGCGTTCTCACACGCGTTTCGGCGCTGGACGGGCAAGCCGGCCAGTGATTTCCGGTCCAGCGCTCAGTACCGCAGCGAGTCGCTGAGCACCCGCACCCGCGCGTTCGGGTGA
- the typA gene encoding translational GTPase TypA — protein MDFRNVAIVAHVDHGKTTLVDAMLRQSGALTHRGDDAIERLMDSGDLEKEKGITILAKNTAVHRRHPDGSMTVINVIDTPGHADFGGEVERGLSMVDGVLLLVDASEGPLPQTRFVLRKALAAHLPVILVVNKTDRPDARIAEVVSDSHDLLLDVASDLDEEAQKAAEDALGLPTLYASGRAGIASTVEPANGENPEGENLDPLFDVLFEHIPPPKGDPEAPLQALVTNLDASAFLGRLALIRIYKGRLRKGQQVAWMREVDGHPVITNAKITELLVTEGVERTSMEEATAGDIVAVAGIPEIMIGDTLADTEHAHALPRITVDEPAISVTIGTNTSPLAGKVSGHKLTARMVKSRLDTELIGNVSIKVVDIDRPDAWEVQGRGELALAVLVEQMRREGFELTVGKPQVVTRTIDGKLHEPFEAMTIDCPDEFVGAITQLMAARKGRMEEMTNHAAGWVRMDFIVPSRGLIGFRTDFLTLTRGTGIANAVFDGYRPWAGEIRARHTGSLVSDRSGSITPFAMIQLADRGQFFVEPGQDTYEGQVVGINPRAEDLDVNVTREKKLTNMRSSTADVMETLARPLELTLEQAMEFCAEDECVEVTPEVVRVRKVELDATLRARAKSRAKARG, from the coding sequence GTGGATTTTCGGAATGTCGCCATTGTCGCGCACGTCGATCATGGGAAGACGACCCTGGTCGATGCGATGCTGCGGCAATCCGGCGCCCTGACCCACCGCGGTGATGATGCCATCGAGCGGTTGATGGACTCCGGGGACCTGGAGAAGGAAAAGGGCATCACCATCCTGGCGAAGAACACCGCCGTCCACCGTCGCCACCCCGACGGCAGCATGACCGTCATCAACGTCATCGACACCCCTGGGCACGCCGACTTCGGTGGCGAGGTCGAACGCGGGCTGTCGATGGTCGACGGGGTGCTGCTGCTGGTTGACGCGTCCGAGGGGCCCCTGCCGCAGACCCGGTTCGTCTTGCGCAAGGCGCTGGCCGCGCATCTGCCGGTGATCCTCGTGGTCAACAAGACCGACCGGCCCGACGCCCGCATCGCCGAAGTGGTCTCCGACAGCCACGATCTGCTGCTCGACGTGGCGTCCGACCTCGATGAGGAGGCGCAGAAGGCCGCCGAGGACGCGCTCGGTCTGCCGACGCTCTACGCATCCGGACGGGCCGGGATCGCCAGCACCGTCGAACCCGCCAACGGTGAGAACCCCGAGGGCGAGAACCTCGACCCGCTGTTCGACGTGCTTTTCGAACACATCCCGCCGCCCAAGGGCGACCCGGAGGCCCCGCTGCAGGCCCTGGTGACCAACCTCGACGCATCGGCGTTCCTGGGCCGTCTCGCACTCATCCGGATCTACAAGGGCAGGCTTCGCAAGGGGCAGCAGGTGGCCTGGATGCGGGAGGTCGACGGACACCCCGTCATCACCAACGCCAAGATCACCGAACTCCTGGTCACCGAGGGCGTGGAACGCACGTCCATGGAGGAGGCGACAGCTGGCGATATTGTCGCGGTGGCGGGCATTCCCGAGATCATGATCGGCGACACCTTGGCCGACACCGAGCACGCCCACGCGCTGCCCCGGATCACCGTGGACGAACCCGCCATCTCGGTCACGATCGGCACCAACACCTCGCCGCTGGCGGGCAAGGTGTCCGGGCACAAGCTCACCGCGCGCATGGTCAAGTCGCGACTGGACACCGAACTCATCGGCAACGTGTCGATCAAGGTCGTCGACATCGATCGGCCCGACGCGTGGGAGGTGCAGGGCCGCGGTGAACTCGCGCTGGCCGTGCTCGTCGAGCAGATGCGTCGCGAAGGCTTCGAGCTGACCGTGGGCAAGCCGCAGGTGGTCACCCGCACCATCGACGGCAAGCTGCACGAGCCCTTCGAGGCGATGACCATCGACTGCCCTGACGAGTTCGTCGGAGCGATCACCCAGTTGATGGCCGCCCGCAAGGGCCGCATGGAAGAAATGACCAACCACGCCGCGGGGTGGGTGCGGATGGACTTCATCGTGCCCAGCCGCGGGCTGATCGGCTTCCGTACCGACTTCCTGACGCTGACCCGCGGCACCGGCATCGCGAACGCGGTGTTCGACGGCTACCGCCCGTGGGCGGGTGAGATCCGCGCCCGCCACACCGGATCGCTGGTGTCGGACCGCTCGGGCTCGATCACGCCGTTCGCCATGATTCAGCTGGCCGACCGCGGCCAATTCTTCGTCGAACCGGGCCAGGACACGTACGAGGGGCAGGTGGTCGGCATCAATCCGCGCGCCGAGGACCTCGACGTGAACGTGACCCGCGAGAAGAAGCTGACGAACATGCGGTCGTCGACGGCCGACGTCATGGAGACGCTGGCCCGTCCGCTCGAGCTGACCCTCGAACAGGCGATGGAGTTCTGCGCCGAGGACGAGTGCGTCGAGGTCACGCCCGAAGTGGTCCGCGTCCGGAAGGTCGAATTGGATGCGACGCTGCGGGCTCGCGCGAAGTCCCGCGCCAAGGCCCGCGGATAG
- the mshB gene encoding N-acetyl-1-D-myo-inositol-2-amino-2-deoxy-alpha-D-glucopyranoside deacetylase translates to MESPRLLFVHAHPDDETLTTGATIAHYVARGARVRVVTCTLGEEGEVIGDQWAHLAVDKADQLGGFRIGELTAALQALGVDEPVFLGGAGRWRDSGMEGTPTRHHRRFIDADPAEAVGALVAIIRELRPHVVVTYDPNGGYGHPDHIHTHEVTMAAVAASAGSEYPGEPWTVPKVYWTVLSTTAIAEGLNALEDVPDDWIRVSIDDVSFGHPDEAIDAVIDVPDQLPAKVAALRAHATQVTVAPNDRSLALSNNIALPVGAVEHYILVSGEAGARDHRGWETDLLAGLNLE, encoded by the coding sequence ATGGAGAGTCCACGGCTGCTGTTCGTCCACGCGCATCCCGACGACGAGACGCTGACGACGGGCGCGACGATCGCGCACTACGTCGCCCGGGGTGCGCGGGTGCGGGTGGTCACGTGCACCCTGGGCGAGGAGGGCGAGGTGATCGGCGACCAGTGGGCGCACCTGGCCGTCGACAAGGCAGACCAACTCGGCGGGTTCCGCATCGGTGAGCTGACGGCGGCGCTGCAGGCTCTCGGTGTCGACGAGCCCGTTTTCCTCGGCGGCGCGGGCCGCTGGCGAGATTCGGGGATGGAAGGTACGCCGACTCGACATCATCGACGGTTCATCGATGCCGACCCCGCCGAGGCGGTCGGCGCGCTGGTCGCGATCATTCGTGAGCTGCGCCCGCACGTCGTCGTCACCTACGACCCGAACGGCGGCTACGGGCACCCCGACCACATCCACACCCACGAAGTGACAATGGCGGCGGTTGCGGCGTCGGCCGGCTCCGAATATCCGGGCGAGCCGTGGACCGTGCCGAAGGTGTACTGGACCGTGCTCTCGACGACAGCGATCGCCGAAGGTCTGAACGCGCTCGAAGATGTGCCAGACGATTGGATCCGGGTGTCCATCGACGACGTGTCGTTCGGTCATCCCGACGAGGCGATCGACGCGGTCATCGACGTCCCGGATCAGCTGCCCGCCAAGGTGGCGGCCCTGCGGGCGCACGCGACCCAGGTCACCGTCGCGCCCAACGACCGCTCGCTGGCGCTGTCGAACAACATCGCTCTGCCGGTCGGCGCCGTCGAGCACTACATCCTGGTGTCGGGCGAGGCGGGCGCCCGCGACCATCGCGGCTGGGAAACCGATCTGCTTGCGGGTCTGAACCTCGAATAG
- a CDS encoding chloride channel protein gives MSRRTVEFVCAIIIVGLLAGLAGAATTLLLHAVEHLTYHYSFGTLLSGVGGSSPVRRAVGPMIGGALAGFGWWMLRRRTTVPPLAATITAHRPIPRVAMSIDAFLQVLLVGAGASLGREGAPRQLSAALGDLGTTRLSLTARDREILLACAAGAGLGAVYSVPLGGALFAAQILLGSWHPRVLGTALITSSLAVAVAAPVTHLEHPLDWPDASTSYLFAFLALAVAPLAGAIGLAFNRMMDFARPKVQITSWILIPAIAAAGLVTGICSIWYPELPGNGRSILTVAVDSSMTLGAACVILLLKPLLTAGFLRAGAVGGLLTPALATGAATGSVVALALNQMAGTQIHVSALALTCAAGVLAITQRSPLFAALFVWELAHPPYWFLFVFAIAAYAAHGLRVMRERREDESPSH, from the coding sequence GTGTCGCGCCGCACAGTCGAGTTCGTATGCGCGATCATCATCGTCGGGCTGCTCGCCGGGCTGGCGGGCGCGGCCACCACGCTGCTGCTGCACGCCGTCGAACATCTGACGTACCACTACTCCTTCGGCACGCTGCTGTCCGGTGTCGGTGGCAGTAGTCCGGTGCGGCGCGCGGTCGGGCCGATGATCGGCGGTGCGCTCGCCGGCTTCGGGTGGTGGATGCTACGACGACGGACCACCGTCCCGCCGCTGGCCGCGACCATCACGGCGCACCGGCCCATCCCCCGGGTCGCGATGTCCATCGACGCGTTCCTTCAGGTGCTGCTCGTCGGCGCGGGCGCGTCGCTGGGTCGCGAGGGCGCACCCCGTCAACTGTCCGCCGCATTGGGCGATTTAGGCACCACCCGGCTGTCGCTCACAGCGCGCGACCGTGAGATTCTGCTCGCCTGCGCGGCCGGTGCCGGACTGGGCGCGGTCTACAGCGTGCCGCTGGGCGGGGCCTTGTTCGCCGCGCAGATTCTGCTGGGCAGCTGGCATCCGCGGGTGCTGGGCACGGCGTTGATCACGTCGAGCCTCGCGGTCGCGGTCGCCGCGCCCGTCACCCATCTCGAGCATCCGCTGGATTGGCCGGACGCGTCGACGTCCTATCTGTTCGCGTTCCTCGCGCTGGCCGTCGCGCCGCTGGCCGGAGCCATCGGGCTGGCGTTCAACCGGATGATGGACTTCGCGCGGCCCAAGGTGCAAATCACGTCCTGGATACTGATTCCCGCGATCGCGGCGGCCGGCCTGGTGACCGGCATCTGCTCGATCTGGTACCCGGAACTTCCCGGCAACGGGCGCAGCATCCTGACGGTGGCGGTCGACAGCAGTATGACCCTCGGGGCCGCCTGCGTGATCCTGCTGTTGAAACCGCTTCTGACAGCCGGGTTTCTGCGCGCCGGAGCCGTCGGCGGACTGCTCACACCCGCTTTGGCCACCGGCGCGGCCACCGGATCGGTTGTCGCCCTTGCGCTCAATCAGATGGCGGGAACCCAGATCCACGTGTCGGCATTGGCGCTGACGTGTGCGGCCGGGGTCTTGGCAATCACCCAGCGGTCACCGCTCTTTGCGGCCTTGTTCGTGTGGGAACTGGCGCACCCGCCGTACTGGTTCCTCTTCGTGTTCGCGATCGCGGCGTATGCCGCACACGGCCTGCGTGTGATGCGCGAACGCCGCGAGGACGAATCACCTTCTCACTGA
- a CDS encoding cytochrome P450 — translation MRAAVVGSTMRDFGLMVGQGAVRDLRLARVGSVAQRVPRTTFDPTATDTIRDPFPALARLREHPVHVNEKLNVWMLARHEDVTAAARAHDVLSSSSGVLLRSTVIPSVITTDEPDHARLRRVAAPYFTPSAMRRLEGSLAQFVDPSVDALTSGAVVDMVPALTVPLPVSAIALLLGVDRSRWRDFRVWSNGVTALFGASSLAEVTTTIGHALPGILSLRELIVDELHRRRREEHDDVLGGLSKALAAHEITPLEALSAALIVLIAGNETTTNLLGILLIQLASDPELYARLRDNRDLIPAAVEETLRWGSPVQWVTRTTLSPYRVADTVIPARSRVVLFYAGANRDPRRFADPDHFDIERKPLGHTGFGHGSHFCMGAHLARLEVVVALNGIFDRLAGLELAGPVKWTTTPSLSGPTALPMRAILD, via the coding sequence ATGCGGGCAGCGGTGGTCGGGTCGACGATGCGCGACTTCGGACTGATGGTGGGCCAGGGTGCGGTCCGGGACCTGCGGCTCGCTCGGGTGGGTTCTGTCGCGCAACGCGTGCCGCGGACCACCTTCGATCCCACCGCCACCGACACGATCAGGGATCCGTTCCCCGCGCTGGCGCGACTGCGTGAACATCCGGTGCACGTCAACGAGAAGCTCAATGTGTGGATGTTGGCCCGCCACGAAGACGTCACCGCCGCAGCCCGGGCGCACGACGTGCTGTCGTCGAGTTCGGGAGTCCTGCTGCGGTCCACGGTGATACCCAGCGTCATCACCACCGACGAACCCGACCATGCCCGGCTGCGCCGCGTGGCCGCGCCGTACTTCACGCCATCGGCAATGCGCCGGCTCGAGGGATCGTTGGCGCAGTTCGTCGATCCCAGCGTCGATGCCCTGACGAGCGGCGCGGTCGTCGACATGGTGCCCGCCCTGACGGTGCCGCTGCCCGTATCGGCCATCGCGCTGCTGCTGGGTGTCGATCGCTCCCGCTGGCGCGATTTCCGGGTGTGGTCCAACGGCGTGACCGCGCTGTTCGGCGCCAGCTCGCTCGCCGAAGTCACGACAACGATCGGCCATGCGCTGCCGGGCATCCTGTCACTACGGGAACTCATCGTCGACGAACTGCACAGGCGCCGTCGCGAGGAGCACGACGACGTGCTCGGCGGCCTCAGCAAGGCGCTTGCCGCGCATGAGATCACACCGCTGGAAGCGCTCAGCGCGGCGTTGATCGTGCTGATCGCGGGCAACGAGACGACCACGAACCTGCTCGGCATCCTGCTCATCCAGCTGGCGAGCGATCCGGAACTGTATGCGCGGCTGAGGGATAACCGCGACCTGATCCCGGCCGCGGTCGAGGAGACGTTGCGCTGGGGCTCACCGGTGCAGTGGGTGACGCGCACGACGCTTTCGCCGTACCGAGTCGCCGACACCGTCATTCCTGCCCGCTCGCGGGTAGTGCTGTTCTATGCGGGCGCGAACCGCGACCCGCGCCGGTTCGCCGATCCCGACCATTTCGACATCGAACGAAAACCTCTCGGCCACACCGGCTTCGGTCATGGTTCGCATTTCTGCATGGGTGCGCACCTGGCTCGCCTCGAAGTCGTCGTCGCCCTCAACGGGATATTCGACCGCCTCGCCGGCCTGGAGTTGGCGGGACCGGTGAAGTGGACGACAACCCCGTCGCTGTCAGGGCCGACTGCGCTGCCGATGCGCGCCATCTTGGATTGA
- a CDS encoding ABC transporter family substrate-binding protein: MTLISGCTVSPPPAPQSTDTTETTAPPPPKASQIIMAIDWIGPGFNPHLLADQSPVNAAISSLVLPSSFRPVPDPDTPTGSRWELDTTLLESAEVTSRNPFTVTYKIRPEASWTDNAPIGADDFWYLWQQMVSQPGVVDPAGYDLITGVQSIEGGKTAVVTFSQPYPAWRELFNNILPAHIVKDIPGGFAAGLARTLPVTGGQFRVENIDPQRDEILLARNDRFWSAPAKPDLILLRRGGDAAALADSIRNGDTQVAQVHGGAATFAQLSAIPDVRTARIVTPRVMQLSLRAQQPALADSQVRKAIFGLLDVDLLAAVGAGDDNTVTLAQAQVRSPSDPGYVPTAPPAISKEDALALLVDAGYLVEPVESPTPATPGTPAPDNGRGRISKDGVPLSLVLGVAANDPTSVAVANTAADQLRNVGIEASVSALDPVALYGDALTNNRVDAVVGWHQAGGDLATSLASRYGCRALEATAVATAVPDAPATSSPTSETSETTRPTSSTTATAPTTVAPAPTTTTLASPAPQTGELVQAPSNITGICDRSLQPKIDAALDGSEPIDAVITAVEPRLWNMSTVLPILQDTTIVAAGPSVENVKLSGAVPVGIVGDAGTWVKTRQ; the protein is encoded by the coding sequence ATGACGCTCATATCCGGCTGCACCGTGAGCCCGCCGCCGGCGCCGCAGAGCACCGACACCACAGAGACGACGGCTCCACCTCCGCCGAAGGCGTCGCAGATCATCATGGCCATCGACTGGATCGGTCCGGGCTTCAATCCCCACCTGCTCGCCGACCAGTCACCGGTGAACGCCGCGATCAGTTCTCTGGTGCTGCCCAGCTCGTTCCGACCGGTGCCCGATCCCGACACCCCGACCGGATCGCGATGGGAACTCGACACCACGTTGCTGGAGTCGGCGGAAGTCACCAGTCGGAATCCGTTCACCGTCACCTACAAGATCCGGCCCGAGGCGTCATGGACCGACAACGCCCCGATCGGCGCCGACGACTTCTGGTACCTGTGGCAGCAGATGGTGAGCCAACCCGGGGTGGTCGACCCCGCAGGCTATGACCTCATCACCGGCGTGCAGTCGATCGAGGGTGGCAAGACCGCGGTGGTGACCTTCTCGCAGCCCTATCCGGCCTGGCGCGAGTTGTTCAACAACATCCTGCCCGCCCACATCGTCAAGGACATCCCCGGCGGATTCGCGGCAGGTCTGGCTCGCACACTGCCCGTCACCGGCGGTCAGTTCCGGGTCGAGAACATCGACCCTCAGCGCGACGAGATCCTGCTGGCGCGCAATGACCGCTTCTGGAGCGCGCCCGCCAAACCCGACCTGATCCTGTTGAGGCGCGGCGGGGACGCTGCCGCCCTGGCCGATTCGATCCGCAACGGAGACACCCAGGTGGCCCAGGTCCACGGTGGTGCGGCCACCTTCGCGCAACTCTCGGCGATTCCGGATGTCCGTACGGCGCGGATCGTCACGCCGCGGGTCATGCAGTTGTCGCTACGGGCGCAACAGCCCGCACTCGCGGATTCCCAAGTGCGAAAGGCGATCTTCGGATTGCTGGACGTCGACCTGCTCGCCGCGGTGGGGGCCGGTGACGACAACACGGTGACGTTGGCGCAGGCACAGGTGCGATCGCCGTCCGATCCCGGCTACGTGCCGACCGCGCCGCCCGCGATCTCGAAAGAGGATGCGCTCGCACTACTCGTCGACGCCGGCTACCTAGTCGAGCCAGTGGAATCGCCGACCCCCGCGACACCCGGTACGCCCGCTCCGGATAACGGCCGCGGCCGCATCAGCAAGGACGGGGTGCCGCTGTCGCTCGTGCTCGGCGTCGCCGCCAACGATCCGACCTCGGTCGCGGTCGCCAACACCGCCGCCGACCAACTGCGCAACGTGGGCATCGAAGCATCCGTATCGGCGCTCGATCCGGTGGCGCTCTACGGCGACGCGCTGACGAACAACCGCGTCGACGCCGTCGTCGGCTGGCATCAAGCCGGCGGTGACCTCGCCACGTCGCTGGCATCGCGGTACGGCTGCCGCGCGCTCGAGGCCACCGCCGTGGCGACGGCGGTACCGGATGCGCCCGCCACGTCATCACCGACTTCGGAAACCTCGGAAACCACGAGGCCCACGTCGAGCACGACCGCCACCGCGCCGACGACCGTGGCCCCGGCTCCGACGACGACCACGCTGGCCAGTCCCGCGCCGCAAACCGGCGAATTGGTCCAGGCGCCAAGCAATATCACCGGCATCTGTGATCGCAGCCTCCAGCCCAAGATCGACGCCGCACTCGACGGCAGCGAGCCCATCGACGCCGTGATCACCGCAGTCGAACCGCGACTGTGGAACATGTCGACGGTGCTGCCGATTCTGCAGGACACCACGATCGTCGCGGCCGGGCCGAGCGTTGAGAACGTCAAGCTGTCCGGCGCTGTGCCGGTCGGCATCGTCGGCGACGCCGGCACGTGGGTGAAAACCCGTCAGTGA
- a CDS encoding bifunctional FO biosynthesis protein CofGH has product MALNPQHGADLPSPAIPPKSGTPSPAGLRRVLRRARDGVALNLDEAAIAMTARGDDLADLCASAARVRDAGLEAAGRRGPTGRLPVSYSRKVFIPVTHLCRDTCHYCTFVTVPGKLRAQGLGMYMEPDEILEVARRGAELGCKEALFTLGDRPEARWDEARQWLDERGYDSTLDYVRAMAIRVLEETGLLPHLNPGVMSWSELSRLKPVAPSMGMMLETTSRRLFETKGLAHYGSPDKDPEVRLRTLADAGRLSIPFTTGLLVGIGETLAERADTIHAIRRSHKEFGHVQEVIVQNFRAKDHTAMAATPDAGFEDLLATVAVARLVMGPKVRIQAPPNLVSRQECLALIGAGVDDWGGVSPLTPDHVNPERPWPALDELSAVTAEAGYDLVQRLTAQPQYVQAGAAWIDPRVRGHVDALADPETGLALDVNPTGRPWQEPDEAWESLGRTDLHSAIDDAGRLTETRSDLGSAFGDWESIREKVHELAAQAPERIDTDVLSALRSAERDPAALSDDAYLALAMADGPALDAVAALADSMRRDVVGDDVTFVVNRNINFTNICYTGCRFCAFAQRKGDADAFSLSVDEVADRAWEAHVAGATEVCMQGGIDPELPVTGYADLVRAVKARVPSMHVHAFSPMEIANGVTKSGTSIRDWLTELREAGLGSIPGTAAEILDDEVRWVLTKGKLPTSMWIEVVSTAHEVGLRSSSTMMYGHVDTPRHWVGHLRVLREIQDRTGGFTEFVPLPFVHQSSPLYLAGGARPGPTHRDNRAVHALARIMLHGRISNIQTSWVKLGVERTQVMLNGGANDLGGTLMEETISRMAGSEFGSAKSVEELTSIAEGIGRPARQRSTTYAPLAA; this is encoded by the coding sequence GTGGCTCTGAACCCCCAGCATGGCGCCGATCTGCCCAGTCCGGCGATCCCACCGAAGTCAGGCACACCCAGCCCCGCAGGCCTGCGGCGCGTATTGCGCCGCGCCCGCGACGGCGTGGCACTCAATCTCGACGAAGCTGCGATCGCGATGACCGCGCGTGGGGATGACCTCGCGGATCTGTGCGCCAGTGCGGCCCGCGTGCGTGATGCCGGCCTCGAAGCGGCCGGCCGGCGCGGTCCGACCGGACGGCTGCCGGTGAGTTACTCGCGCAAGGTGTTCATCCCCGTCACTCATCTGTGCCGAGACACCTGCCACTACTGCACGTTCGTCACGGTCCCCGGCAAGCTGCGGGCACAGGGCCTCGGCATGTACATGGAGCCCGACGAGATCCTCGAGGTCGCTCGTCGCGGTGCCGAATTGGGTTGCAAGGAAGCGCTGTTCACGCTCGGTGACCGGCCTGAGGCGCGTTGGGACGAGGCCCGGCAGTGGCTAGACGAGCGCGGCTATGACTCGACGCTGGACTACGTCCGCGCGATGGCCATCCGGGTGCTGGAGGAAACCGGGCTGCTGCCGCACCTGAACCCCGGCGTGATGAGCTGGTCGGAGTTGAGCCGGCTCAAGCCAGTGGCCCCGTCGATGGGCATGATGCTGGAGACCACGTCGCGGCGCCTCTTCGAGACCAAGGGACTGGCCCACTACGGCAGCCCGGACAAGGATCCGGAAGTCAGGCTGCGCACGCTGGCCGACGCCGGCCGTCTGTCGATCCCCTTCACAACGGGACTGCTCGTCGGGATCGGGGAGACACTTGCCGAGCGGGCTGACACGATCCACGCGATCCGGCGATCGCACAAGGAGTTCGGACACGTTCAGGAAGTGATCGTGCAGAACTTCCGGGCCAAGGACCACACCGCGATGGCGGCGACGCCGGATGCCGGCTTCGAGGACCTCTTGGCGACGGTGGCGGTGGCGCGCCTCGTGATGGGACCCAAGGTCCGCATTCAGGCGCCGCCGAACCTGGTGTCGCGCCAGGAATGCCTGGCGCTGATCGGCGCCGGAGTCGACGACTGGGGCGGGGTGTCGCCGCTGACCCCCGACCACGTCAACCCCGAGCGGCCGTGGCCCGCACTCGACGAGCTGTCCGCGGTCACGGCCGAGGCCGGTTACGACCTGGTGCAGCGTTTGACTGCTCAGCCACAATACGTACAGGCCGGTGCCGCGTGGATCGACCCGCGGGTACGTGGGCATGTCGACGCGCTGGCCGACCCCGAGACCGGTCTGGCCTTGGATGTCAACCCCACCGGGCGGCCCTGGCAGGAACCCGACGAGGCCTGGGAGTCTCTCGGTCGCACCGACCTTCACTCGGCCATCGACGACGCCGGCCGCCTCACCGAGACGCGTAGCGATCTGGGAAGTGCGTTCGGCGACTGGGAGTCGATCCGCGAGAAGGTGCACGAACTGGCCGCCCAGGCTCCTGAACGCATCGACACCGACGTGCTTTCGGCGCTGCGCTCCGCCGAGCGCGATCCGGCCGCACTCTCCGACGACGCATACCTGGCGCTCGCAATGGCGGACGGCCCGGCGTTGGATGCTGTTGCCGCACTTGCGGACTCAATGCGGCGCGATGTCGTCGGCGACGATGTGACCTTCGTCGTCAACCGCAACATCAACTTCACCAACATCTGCTACACCGGCTGCCGGTTCTGCGCGTTCGCCCAGCGCAAGGGTGACGCCGACGCGTTCTCGCTTTCGGTCGACGAGGTCGCCGACCGTGCATGGGAGGCGCACGTCGCGGGTGCGACCGAGGTGTGCATGCAGGGTGGTATCGATCCGGAGTTGCCCGTCACGGGCTACGCCGATCTGGTGCGCGCGGTCAAGGCGCGCGTGCCGTCGATGCATGTGCATGCGTTCTCGCCGATGGAGATCGCCAACGGAGTCACCAAGAGCGGCACCAGCATTCGCGACTGGCTCACCGAGCTTCGTGAGGCGGGACTGGGTTCCATCCCGGGCACCGCCGCCGAAATCCTCGACGACGAGGTCCGCTGGGTGCTGACCAAGGGCAAGCTGCCGACGTCGATGTGGATCGAGGTAGTCAGCACCGCACACGAAGTCGGGCTGCGGTCGAGTTCGACGATGATGTACGGCCACGTCGACACGCCGCGACATTGGGTCGGCCACCTTCGCGTGCTGCGCGAGATCCAGGACCGCACCGGTGGATTCACCGAATTCGTGCCGTTGCCGTTCGTCCACCAGAGCTCGCCGCTTTACCTCGCAGGTGGGGCGCGGCCGGGGCCGACGCACCGCGACAACCGCGCTGTGCATGCGCTGGCGCGGATCATGTTGCACGGCAGGATCTCCAACATCCAGACCAGCTGGGTCAAGCTCGGTGTCGAGCGCACGCAGGTGATGCTCAACGGTGGCGCCAACGATCTCGGCGGGACGCTGATGGAGGAGACCATCTCGCGGATGGCCGGTTCGGAGTTCGGCTCGGCCAAGAGCGTCGAGGAGCTCACGTCGATCGCCGAGGGTATCGGCCGGCCGGCGCGACAGCGCTCCACGACGTACGCGCCACTGGCTGCCTAG